In Neisseria brasiliensis, the following proteins share a genomic window:
- a CDS encoding EamA family transporter, protein MNIKDALLIAAVVGIWGINFFFMKTALADVPPMILGLLRFLLVIFPAVFFIKPPKVAWYWLALYGITISFGQFGLMFTALELGMPTGLGALLIQLQVFLTVLVAGVMMREPLLRHHLLGMIAAAVGLMLIGIGQYQGNMPLVALLAVVGAAASWAVGNIVVKYIGQVNPLSLVVWGSWSALVAFTAVSLMMYGADGLVSYTLSLSGWGIASILFLAYVSSLVGYTAWGDLLSRHPAGKITPFALCVPVIALLVGYIFLGERLGAWHWAGIVVVMAGLLIHVFGGKWLGRLKK, encoded by the coding sequence ATGAACATAAAAGACGCTTTGCTGATTGCCGCTGTGGTCGGTATTTGGGGCATTAATTTTTTCTTTATGAAAACCGCTTTGGCCGATGTGCCGCCCATGATATTGGGCTTGTTGCGGTTTTTATTGGTGATTTTTCCGGCGGTATTCTTTATTAAACCGCCGAAAGTCGCTTGGTATTGGCTGGCGCTTTACGGTATCACCATTAGCTTCGGTCAATTCGGGCTGATGTTTACCGCGCTGGAACTGGGTATGCCCACAGGCTTGGGAGCCTTATTGATTCAATTGCAAGTGTTTCTTACCGTATTGGTGGCTGGTGTGATGATGAGAGAGCCACTATTACGTCATCACTTGTTGGGTATGATTGCTGCTGCGGTGGGTCTGATGCTAATCGGCATCGGCCAATATCAAGGCAATATGCCGTTGGTGGCTTTGCTGGCAGTGGTCGGCGCGGCGGCTTCTTGGGCGGTCGGCAACATTGTGGTGAAATACATCGGACAGGTGAACCCGCTCTCATTGGTGGTGTGGGGCAGTTGGTCGGCCTTGGTGGCATTTACCGCTGTTTCTTTGATGATGTATGGCGCCGATGGTCTGGTTTCTTACACGCTGTCTCTCAGCGGTTGGGGCATTGCCAGCATTTTGTTTTTGGCCTATGTGTCGAGTTTGGTCGGCTACACCGCGTGGGGCGATTTGCTCTCGCGCCATCCGGCAGGCAAGATTACTCCGTTTGCGCTGTGTGTGCCGGTGATTGCGTTGTTGGTCGGCTATATCTTCTTAGGCGAACGTTTGGGCGCATGGCATTGGGCAGGTATAGTGGTCGTAATGGCCGGTTTGCTGATTCATGTGTTCGGCGGCAAATGGTTAGGCCGTCTGAAAAAATAA
- a CDS encoding tautomerase family protein, producing the protein MPHLTVEYGGVEMPQEALPELHQTLLNSGLFEEYDLKIRLPL; encoded by the coding sequence ATGCCTCATTTAACTGTTGAATACGGCGGCGTAGAAATGCCGCAAGAAGCCTTGCCAGAATTACACCAAACCTTATTAAACAGCGGCCTGTTTGAAGAATACGATTTGAAAATCCGCCTGCCGCTATGA
- a CDS encoding tautomerase family protein — MVGGSKQAFAHLTLRLLEGRSESAQAELSRALAETVQKLTAQAPSIQISVDLCDMVRATYTKTHR; from the coding sequence TTGGTCGGCGGCAGCAAACAAGCCTTTGCCCATTTGACCTTGCGTTTGCTGGAAGGGCGTAGCGAAAGCGCCCAAGCCGAATTGAGCCGCGCCTTGGCCGAAACCGTGCAAAAATTAACCGCACAAGCGCCGAGCATACAGATTAGCGTGGATTTGTGCGACATGGTTCGCGCCACCTACACCAAAACCCACCGTTAA
- the tam gene encoding trans-aconitate 2-methyltransferase, with product MSKDWNPQHYQRFEKERNRPPAELLARIAHIQAQRIADLGCGSGSSTALLRQAWPQAEITSVDSSPAMLAVAQEKLPDCRFVLQDFHDWQPETPQDIVFANASLQWSDTPQTLLPHLIRQLKQGGVLAAQMPDNLDEPSHFLMRDTAALPQWKDLTQAADSRPPVWDVSRYYDLLVAQGCEVDVWRTVYYHVLPDTVAIADMFASTALRPYLACLDEAQQGEFMQAYIEQLNQHYPRRHDGNVLLALPRMLSWRTKGRPSETAAALIKIKTIFQTALR from the coding sequence ATGAGCAAAGATTGGAATCCGCAACACTATCAGCGTTTTGAAAAAGAACGCAACCGCCCGCCGGCTGAATTGTTGGCGCGGATTGCACACATTCAAGCGCAACGGATCGCCGATTTGGGCTGCGGTTCGGGCAGCAGCACCGCCTTGTTGCGCCAAGCATGGCCGCAAGCCGAGATTACCAGCGTGGACAGTTCACCCGCCATGCTTGCTGTGGCACAGGAAAAATTGCCCGATTGCCGTTTTGTATTGCAGGATTTTCACGATTGGCAGCCGGAAACGCCGCAAGATATTGTGTTTGCCAATGCGTCACTGCAATGGTCGGACACACCGCAAACGCTGTTGCCGCACCTGATTCGCCAGTTGAAACAAGGCGGTGTGTTGGCGGCGCAAATGCCGGATAATTTGGATGAGCCGTCGCATTTTCTCATGCGCGACACCGCTGCGTTGCCCCAATGGAAAGATTTAACCCAAGCCGCCGACAGCCGTCCACCGGTGTGGGACGTATCCCGCTATTATGATTTGCTGGTGGCGCAAGGTTGCGAAGTGGATGTGTGGCGCACGGTGTATTACCACGTTTTGCCCGATACCGTCGCCATCGCCGATATGTTTGCCAGCACCGCATTGCGCCCTTATCTGGCCTGTTTGGACGAAGCACAGCAGGGCGAATTTATGCAGGCATACATCGAGCAATTAAACCAACATTATCCGCGCCGACATGATGGCAATGTGTTGTTGGCGTTGCCGCGAATGTTATCGTGGCGCACAAAGGGCAGGCCGTCTGAAACGGCTGCCGCTCTTATTAAAATTAAAACGATTTTTCAGACGGCCTTGAGATAA
- the acnD gene encoding Fe/S-dependent 2-methylisocitrate dehydratase AcnD, translating into MSNQIYKKPLPDTNLEYFDARQACEDIRPGSYDKLPYTSRILAENLVNRADKVDLATLQSWLGQLIDNKQEIDFPWYPARVVCHDILGQTALVDLAGLRDAIAEKGGDPAKVNPVVQTQLIVDHSLAVECGGYDPDAFRKNREIEDRRNEDRFHFINWTKTAFENVDVIPAGNGIMHQINLEKMSPVVQVKNGVAFPDTCVGTDSHTPHVDALGVISVGVGGLEAETVMLGRASMMRLPDIVGVELTGKRQPGITATDIVLALTEFLRKERVVGAFVEFFGEGADSLSIGDRATISNMTPEFGATAAMFAIDQQTIDYLKLTGRDEAQVKLVETYAKTAGLWADALKIAEYPRVLKFDLSTVTRNMAGPSNPHARFSTTDLAAKGIAAPYEEPTDGKMPDGAVIIAAITSCTNTSNPRNVVAAALLARNANRLGLKRKPWVKTSFAPGSKVAEVYLKEAGLLPEMEALGFGVVGFACTTCNGMSGALDPKIQQEIIDRDLYATAVLSGNRNFDGRIHPYAKQAFLASPPLVVAYAIAGSIRFDIENDVLGVVDGKEIRLKDLWPSDEEIDAVVAEFVKPQQFRDIYIPMFDTGAAERAPSPLYDWRPMSTYIRRPPYWEGALAGERTLKGMRPLAILPDNITTDHLSPSNAILPSSAAGEYLAKMGLPEEDFNSYATHRGDHLTAQRATFANPKLFNEMVKNEDGTTKQGSLARVEPEGQVMRMWEAIETYMNRKQPLIIVAGADYGQGSSRDWAAKGVRLAGVEAIVAEGFERIHRTNLIGMGVLPLQFKEGTNRHTLALDGTETYDVIGTREPRCDLTLVIHRQNGETVEVPVTCRLDTAEEVLIYEAGGVLQRFAQDFLEGNAA; encoded by the coding sequence ATGTCTAACCAAATCTATAAAAAACCGTTACCTGATACCAATCTGGAATACTTCGACGCACGCCAAGCGTGTGAAGACATCCGCCCCGGCTCATACGACAAGCTGCCGTACACCAGCCGCATTTTGGCGGAAAACTTGGTCAACCGCGCCGATAAGGTGGATTTGGCCACGCTGCAATCGTGGCTGGGTCAATTGATTGACAACAAACAGGAAATCGATTTCCCATGGTATCCGGCGCGCGTGGTGTGTCACGATATTTTGGGTCAAACCGCATTGGTGGATTTGGCAGGCTTGCGCGATGCGATTGCCGAAAAAGGCGGCGATCCGGCCAAAGTGAATCCAGTGGTGCAAACCCAGTTGATCGTCGATCACTCGCTAGCCGTGGAATGCGGCGGCTATGATCCGGATGCCTTCCGCAAAAACCGCGAAATCGAAGATCGCCGCAACGAAGACCGTTTCCACTTCATCAACTGGACCAAAACCGCGTTTGAAAATGTAGACGTGATTCCGGCGGGTAACGGCATCATGCACCAAATCAACTTGGAAAAAATGTCGCCGGTAGTTCAAGTGAAAAACGGCGTGGCTTTCCCGGATACCTGCGTCGGCACCGACTCACACACGCCGCACGTTGATGCATTGGGCGTGATTTCCGTGGGTGTAGGTGGTTTGGAAGCCGAAACCGTGATGCTCGGTCGCGCGTCGATGATGCGTCTGCCGGATATTGTCGGCGTGGAACTTACCGGCAAACGCCAGCCGGGCATTACCGCCACCGACATCGTATTGGCCTTGACCGAATTCTTGCGTAAAGAGCGCGTGGTAGGTGCGTTTGTTGAATTCTTCGGCGAAGGTGCCGACAGCCTGTCGATTGGCGACCGTGCCACCATTTCCAACATGACCCCTGAATTCGGCGCGACTGCCGCCATGTTTGCCATCGACCAGCAAACCATTGATTACCTGAAACTGACCGGCCGCGACGAAGCACAGGTGAAATTAGTGGAAACCTACGCCAAAACCGCCGGTTTGTGGGCAGATGCGCTGAAAATCGCCGAATATCCACGCGTGTTGAAGTTTGATTTGTCCACCGTGACCCGCAATATGGCCGGCCCGTCAAACCCACATGCGCGTTTCTCAACCACCGATTTGGCCGCCAAAGGCATTGCCGCCCCTTACGAAGAACCGACCGACGGCAAAATGCCGGACGGCGCAGTGATTATCGCGGCGATTACCTCGTGTACCAATACGTCAAATCCACGCAACGTGGTGGCCGCTGCCTTGCTGGCGCGCAACGCCAACCGCTTGGGCTTGAAACGTAAACCGTGGGTGAAAACCTCATTCGCACCCGGCTCAAAAGTGGCAGAAGTGTACCTGAAAGAAGCCGGATTGCTGCCGGAAATGGAAGCCTTGGGCTTCGGCGTGGTCGGTTTTGCCTGCACCACTTGTAACGGTATGTCCGGCGCGCTCGATCCGAAAATCCAGCAGGAAATCATCGACCGTGATTTGTACGCTACTGCCGTATTGTCGGGCAACCGCAACTTTGACGGCCGTATCCACCCGTATGCTAAACAAGCTTTCTTGGCTTCGCCGCCGCTGGTGGTGGCCTACGCGATTGCCGGTTCGATTCGTTTCGACATTGAAAACGACGTATTGGGCGTGGTAGATGGCAAAGAAATCCGCCTGAAAGACTTGTGGCCGAGCGATGAGGAAATCGATGCCGTGGTGGCCGAATTTGTGAAGCCGCAGCAATTCCGCGATATTTACATTCCGATGTTTGACACCGGTGCTGCTGAGCGCGCACCTAGCCCGTTGTACGACTGGCGTCCGATGTCGACCTATATCCGCCGTCCGCCGTATTGGGAAGGCGCATTGGCAGGCGAGCGCACGCTGAAAGGCATGCGTCCGCTGGCGATTTTGCCTGACAACATCACCACCGACCACTTATCACCGTCAAATGCGATTCTGCCGAGCAGTGCAGCCGGTGAATACTTGGCGAAAATGGGTTTGCCGGAAGAAGATTTCAACTCTTACGCCACCCACCGCGGCGACCACCTGACCGCCCAACGCGCCACTTTTGCCAACCCTAAACTCTTCAATGAGATGGTGAAAAACGAAGACGGCACCACTAAGCAAGGCTCACTCGCCCGCGTGGAACCGGAAGGCCAAGTGATGCGTATGTGGGAAGCGATTGAAACCTATATGAACCGCAAACAGCCGCTGATTATCGTTGCCGGTGCCGACTACGGCCAAGGCTCGAGCCGCGACTGGGCAGCTAAGGGTGTGCGTTTGGCCGGTGTGGAAGCGATTGTGGCCGAAGGCTTCGAGCGTATCCACCGCACCAACCTGATCGGCATGGGCGTGTTGCCGCTGCAATTCAAAGAAGGCACCAACCGCCACACGCTGGCCTTGGACGGCACTGAAACCTACGATGTCATCGGCACACGCGAACCGCGTTGCGATTTGACCTTGGTGATTCACCGTCAAAACGGCGAAACGGTCGAAGTACCGGTAACCTGCCGCTTGGATACCGCTGAAGAAGTGTTGATTTACGAAGCCGGCGGCGTGCTGCAACGCTTCGCGCAAGACTTCTTGGAAGGGAACGCCGCCTAA
- the prpF gene encoding 2-methylaconitate cis-trans isomerase PrpF, translating into MPQIKIPAVYYRGGTSKGVFFKRTDLPEAAQQAGEARDKILLRVLGSPDPYGKQIDGLGNASSSTSKAVILDKSERADHDVDYLFGQVSIDKPFVDWSGNCGNLTAAVGAFAISQGLVDSTKIPSDGICTVNIWQKNIGKTIIAHVPMQNGEVLETGDFELDGVTFPAAEVQIEFLDPADGEGSMFPTGNVVDDLEVPNIGTFKATMINAGIPTIFLNAADLGYTGTELQDDINNDPAALEKLETIRAYGAVKMGLIQDVAEAATRAHTPKVAFVAPPTDYTASSGKAIQAGDIDLLVRAMSMGKLHHAMMGTASVAIATAAAVEGSLVNLAAGGGKRDAVRFGHPSGTLRVGASAELVDGQWTATKAVMSRSARVIMEGWVRVPDDTF; encoded by the coding sequence ATGCCGCAAATTAAAATCCCGGCCGTGTACTACCGTGGCGGCACATCCAAAGGCGTATTTTTCAAACGCACCGATTTACCCGAAGCCGCACAACAAGCAGGCGAAGCGCGCGATAAAATCCTGTTGCGCGTGTTGGGCAGCCCCGACCCTTACGGCAAACAAATCGACGGTTTGGGCAATGCCAGCTCGTCCACCAGCAAAGCCGTAATTTTGGATAAATCCGAACGCGCCGACCACGATGTCGATTATTTGTTTGGTCAAGTATCGATTGACAAACCGTTTGTCGATTGGAGTGGCAACTGCGGCAACCTTACCGCTGCCGTGGGCGCATTCGCCATTTCACAAGGCTTGGTTGATTCGACCAAAATCCCTTCAGACGGCATTTGCACCGTCAACATCTGGCAGAAAAACATCGGCAAAACCATCATTGCCCATGTACCGATGCAAAACGGCGAAGTGTTGGAAACTGGCGATTTTGAGCTTGACGGCGTGACATTCCCTGCTGCCGAAGTGCAAATCGAATTTCTCGACCCTGCCGACGGCGAAGGCAGCATGTTCCCGACCGGCAATGTGGTGGACGATTTAGAAGTGCCGAATATCGGTACCTTCAAAGCCACCATGATTAACGCCGGCATTCCGACCATTTTCCTGAACGCCGCCGATTTGGGCTACACCGGCACCGAGTTGCAGGACGACATCAACAACGATCCGGCCGCTTTGGAAAAACTGGAAACCATCCGCGCATACGGCGCAGTAAAGATGGGCTTGATTCAAGACGTGGCCGAAGCTGCCACCCGCGCGCACACGCCGAAAGTGGCCTTTGTCGCGCCACCGACCGATTACACCGCGTCCAGCGGTAAAGCCATCCAAGCAGGCGACATCGATTTGCTGGTGCGCGCCATGAGCATGGGCAAACTGCACCACGCCATGATGGGCACAGCTTCCGTTGCCATCGCCACCGCAGCCGCCGTCGAAGGCAGCTTGGTGAACTTGGCCGCAGGCGGCGGTAAACGCGATGCCGTGCGTTTCGGCCACCCGTCCGGCACCTTGCGTGTGGGCGCATCAGCCGAACTGGTTGACGGCCAATGGACCGCCACCAAAGCCGTCATGAGCCGCAGTGCCCGCGTGATTATGGAAGGCTGGGTGCGTGTGCCGGATGATACGTTTTAA
- a CDS encoding L-threonylcarbamoyladenylate synthase: protein MAQFFAIHPDNPQDRLIKQAADIVRNGGVIVYPTDSCYALGCQLGDKNAMEKILQIRKIDQKHHLTLMCGDLSELGTYAKVDNSQFRQLKAATPGSYTFILEATKEVPNRTMHPKRKTIGLRVPDNKIALALLQELGEPLLSCTLMLPEDDESLTDPYEIRDRLEHSVDLVIDGGWCGTEPTTVIDMTDGTELIREGKGDKGLFGL, encoded by the coding sequence ATGGCACAATTTTTCGCCATCCACCCCGATAATCCGCAAGACCGCCTGATTAAGCAAGCCGCCGACATCGTGCGCAACGGCGGCGTGATTGTTTACCCCACCGATTCCTGCTATGCGTTGGGTTGCCAACTCGGCGACAAAAACGCGATGGAAAAAATCCTGCAAATCCGCAAAATCGACCAAAAACACCACCTGACCTTGATGTGCGGTGATTTGAGCGAATTGGGCACGTACGCCAAAGTGGACAACAGCCAGTTCCGCCAGCTCAAAGCCGCCACGCCGGGCAGCTACACTTTTATTTTGGAAGCCACTAAAGAAGTGCCCAACCGCACCATGCACCCAAAACGCAAAACCATCGGCCTGCGCGTACCCGACAACAAAATCGCCTTGGCCTTGTTGCAAGAATTGGGCGAACCTTTGTTGAGCTGCACTTTAATGCTGCCCGAAGACGACGAATCGCTGACCGACCCCTACGAAATCCGCGACCGCTTGGAACACAGTGTAGATTTAGTGATTGACGGCGGCTGGTGCGGCACCGAGCCAACCACCGTGATTGACATGACCGACGGTACCGAATTAATTCGTGAAGGCAAGGGGGACAAAGGCTTATTTGGTTTGTAA
- a CDS encoding aspartate/glutamate racemase family protein — protein sequence MKTLGIIGGMSPESTAIYYQEINRLVNQKAGGNHSAPMVMLSVDFEEIVQRQKSVAWQETGKILAEAAVKLESIGAQGILLATNTMHKNAAEIQAAVQIPFLHILDATVAAIKAQGIKKVGVLGTAFTMQDAFYKDGLKQRGIEMVVPDEQAQAEVHRIIFEELCLGKILPESRDFYLDTVQYLAGQGAEGVILGCTEIGLLIQEGDHALPFFDTAALHAQAAADFVLRG from the coding sequence ATGAAAACCTTAGGCATTATCGGCGGTATGTCGCCTGAAAGCACAGCGATTTACTATCAGGAAATCAACCGCTTGGTGAATCAGAAAGCAGGTGGCAACCATTCCGCGCCGATGGTGATGCTGAGTGTTGATTTTGAAGAAATCGTGCAGCGCCAGAAAAGCGTTGCATGGCAGGAAACGGGGAAAATACTGGCTGAAGCGGCGGTTAAACTGGAAAGCATTGGCGCACAAGGGATTTTGTTGGCAACCAATACCATGCACAAAAATGCGGCTGAAATTCAGGCGGCGGTGCAAATACCGTTTCTACATATACTCGATGCTACGGTTGCGGCTATTAAGGCACAAGGCATCAAAAAGGTAGGCGTTCTGGGAACGGCATTTACCATGCAGGATGCGTTTTATAAAGATGGCCTCAAGCAGCGCGGCATCGAGATGGTGGTTCCTGACGAGCAGGCACAGGCGGAAGTTCACCGCATTATTTTTGAAGAATTGTGCTTGGGTAAAATCCTGCCTGAAAGCCGTGATTTTTATTTGGATACGGTGCAATATTTGGCTGGACAGGGAGCGGAAGGTGTGATTTTAGGTTGCACCGAAATTGGTCTGTTGATTCAAGAGGGCGACCATGCGCTGCCGTTTTTCGATACGGCGGCGTTGCATGCGCAGGCAGCGGCAGATTTTGTGTTGAGGGGGTAA
- a CDS encoding site-2 protease family protein: MFQNFDLGIFLLAVLPMLLAITVHEAAHGYAARYWGDPTAEQMGRLTLNPLAHIDPIGTVVVPAVLLFTTGFMFGWAKPVPVIPRNFRDARLGMRTVAIAGPLSNLVMAFGWGLAAVYAPESYQFPMSKMAQFGISINAVLFVLNMLPVPPLDGGRFVDSFLPAKQSMQYRKIEPYGTWIILLLLMTGVLWTVIEPMVNLIMSLVAGSVGLII; the protein is encoded by the coding sequence ATGTTTCAGAATTTTGATTTAGGTATTTTTTTACTGGCGGTGCTGCCGATGTTGCTGGCGATTACGGTACACGAAGCGGCGCACGGCTATGCGGCGCGTTATTGGGGCGACCCTACCGCCGAACAGATGGGCAGGCTGACGCTGAATCCGTTGGCGCATATTGACCCGATTGGCACGGTGGTGGTGCCAGCGGTGTTGCTTTTTACCACCGGTTTTATGTTTGGCTGGGCGAAACCGGTACCGGTGATTCCGCGCAATTTCCGCGATGCACGCTTGGGGATGCGTACGGTGGCGATTGCCGGGCCGTTGTCGAATCTGGTGATGGCGTTTGGTTGGGGATTGGCAGCGGTGTATGCGCCTGAATCGTATCAATTTCCGATGTCAAAAATGGCGCAATTCGGTATTTCGATTAATGCGGTGCTGTTCGTGCTGAACATGCTACCGGTGCCGCCTTTGGATGGTGGTCGCTTCGTGGACAGTTTCTTACCGGCGAAGCAATCCATGCAATACCGCAAGATTGAGCCTTACGGTACTTGGATTATTCTGCTTTTGCTGATGACCGGCGTGTTGTGGACGGTAATCGAGCCGATGGTGAACTTGATTATGTCGTTGGTGGCAGGATCTGTTGGATTAATTATTTAA
- a CDS encoding DUF1289 domain-containing protein, producing MQQPDFFTIPSPCIGVCEANAKGYCKGCLRSREERLYWQQMSDEQKHQVMRLLSMRKNKIRNRKLDLLAPVDGSNAEQISLDF from the coding sequence ATGCAACAGCCCGACTTCTTCACCATTCCCAGCCCGTGTATCGGCGTATGCGAAGCCAATGCCAAAGGCTATTGCAAGGGCTGCTTGCGCAGTCGTGAAGAGCGGCTCTATTGGCAGCAGATGAGCGATGAGCAAAAACACCAAGTCATGCGCCTGTTGAGTATGCGCAAAAACAAAATCCGCAACCGCAAACTGGATTTACTCGCCCCTGTCGATGGATCCAACGCCGAACAAATCAGCCTCGATTTTTAG
- the hemN gene encoding oxygen-independent coproporphyrinogen III oxidase: protein MKIIPIQNNELPEFDRDLIAKLPASGPRYTSYPTADRFHDGFREAEYTHALHLRGLGALNKPLSLYIHIPFCNTICYYCGCNKIITKDKTRADAYIEYLEREMELLSPHLNGRHQLAQLHFGGGTPTFLSDDQLERVFEMIRKHFQLMPNGEYSIEIDPRKVSRETVHKLGKLGFNRMSVGIQDFDPKVQEAVNRIQSFEETKEVIDAAREAGFKSVSVDLIYGLPHQSVESMKATIDTVLSLDPDRLALYHYAHLPHIFKPQRRIDTNAVPGSEEKLDMLQYCVQTLTDRGYVFIGMDHFAKPDDELSIALKEGWLQRNFQGYSTYADCDLVAIGVSSIGKIGSTYAQNERDIDAYYAAIDEGRLPIMRGYQLNQDDLLRRNIIQDLMCRFSLDFQIYESVFGIPFHQYFADELADLQNLAELGLLRLKPHGLTVTPEGRFLIRNIAMVFDYHLRHKETTAKYSQTV from the coding sequence ATGAAAATAATTCCGATACAAAACAACGAACTACCAGAATTTGACCGCGACTTGATTGCCAAGCTTCCGGCAAGCGGCCCACGCTATACGTCTTATCCCACCGCCGACCGCTTCCACGATGGCTTTCGCGAAGCCGAATACACCCATGCGCTGCACTTACGCGGCCTAGGTGCGCTCAACAAACCTTTATCGCTTTATATCCACATTCCATTTTGCAATACCATCTGCTATTACTGCGGCTGCAACAAAATCATCACCAAAGACAAAACCCGCGCCGATGCTTATATTGAGTATCTTGAGCGCGAAATGGAATTGCTCTCCCCACATCTCAACGGCCGCCATCAATTGGCACAACTTCACTTCGGCGGCGGCACACCGACCTTCTTGAGCGACGACCAGCTTGAGCGCGTGTTTGAGATGATTCGCAAGCATTTCCAGCTGATGCCCAACGGCGAATATTCCATTGAAATCGACCCACGCAAAGTCAGCCGCGAAACAGTGCACAAACTCGGCAAACTCGGTTTCAACCGCATGAGCGTGGGCATTCAGGATTTCGATCCGAAAGTGCAGGAAGCGGTCAACCGCATTCAAAGCTTTGAAGAAACCAAAGAAGTGATTGATGCCGCACGCGAAGCCGGCTTCAAATCCGTCAGCGTCGATTTGATTTACGGCTTACCACATCAATCGGTAGAAAGCATGAAAGCCACTATTGATACTGTGCTCAGTCTCGATCCCGACCGCTTGGCGCTGTATCACTATGCCCACCTGCCACATATTTTCAAACCGCAGCGCCGCATCGACACCAATGCTGTACCGGGCAGCGAAGAGAAGCTCGATATGCTGCAATACTGCGTGCAAACTCTCACCGACCGCGGCTATGTGTTCATCGGCATGGATCACTTTGCCAAACCTGACGACGAGCTTTCCATCGCCCTGAAAGAAGGCTGGTTGCAGCGTAATTTCCAAGGCTATTCAACCTATGCCGATTGCGATTTAGTAGCCATCGGCGTGTCCAGCATCGGCAAAATCGGCAGCACCTATGCCCAAAACGAGCGCGACATCGACGCCTATTATGCCGCCATCGATGAAGGCCGCTTGCCGATTATGCGCGGCTACCAGTTGAACCAAGACGACTTATTGCGCCGCAACATCATTCAAGATTTGATGTGTCGCTTTTCATTGGATTTCCAAATTTACGAAAGCGTGTTCGGCATTCCATTCCACCAATATTTTGCCGATGAATTGGCCGACTTGCAGAATCTGGCCGAACTCGGCTTGCTGCGCTTGAAGCCGCACGGTCTGACTGTGACCCCGGAAGGCCGTTTCCTGATTCGCAATATTGCCATGGTATTCGACTACCACTTGCGCCATAAAGAAACCACGGCGAAATATTCGCAAACCGTGTAA
- the fnr gene encoding fumarate/nitrate reduction transcriptional regulator Fnr encodes MATHNSTHQLKALCSTCSLRELCLPVGLMPNEFSQLDAVIRQSRRLKKGEYLFRAGEPFTSLFAIRAGFFKTTVASQDGRDQVTGFFMSGELIGMDGICSHVHSCDAVALEDSEVCELPFAHMEELGQNIPSLQTHFFRLMSREIVRDQGVMLLLGNMRAEERLAAFLLNLSNRLYSRGFAANDFILRMSREEIGSYLGLKLETVSRTLSKFHHEGLIEVEHKHIKILDSQALKKMVSGCAHAM; translated from the coding sequence ATGGCCACACACAATTCTACACATCAATTGAAAGCATTGTGTTCGACGTGTTCTTTGCGTGAACTTTGTTTGCCGGTTGGTTTGATGCCTAACGAATTTTCCCAGCTGGATGCCGTTATCCGTCAGAGCCGTCGTCTGAAAAAAGGCGAATATCTGTTCCGCGCCGGCGAACCGTTTACTTCTTTGTTTGCCATTCGTGCCGGTTTTTTCAAAACCACGGTGGCAAGCCAAGACGGACGCGACCAAGTGACCGGTTTCTTTATGTCGGGCGAATTGATCGGTATGGACGGCATTTGTTCGCATGTCCACAGCTGCGATGCCGTGGCCTTGGAAGACAGTGAAGTGTGTGAATTGCCGTTTGCCCACATGGAAGAGTTGGGACAAAACATTCCAAGCCTGCAAACCCACTTTTTCCGCTTGATGAGCCGCGAAATCGTGCGTGATCAAGGCGTGATGCTGTTGTTGGGCAATATGCGTGCCGAAGAGCGTTTGGCCGCATTTTTGTTGAATTTATCGAATCGTTTGTATTCGCGCGGTTTTGCCGCCAATGATTTCATCCTGCGCATGTCGCGTGAAGAAATCGGCAGCTATTTGGGTTTGAAGCTAGAAACCGTCAGCCGCACGTTGTCGAAATTCCATCACGAAGGTTTGATTGAAGTGGAACATAAACACATCAAGATTCTCGACTCGCAGGCCTTGAAAAAAATGGTATCCGGCTGCGCGCATGCTATGTAA